Proteins co-encoded in one Pyxidicoccus xibeiensis genomic window:
- a CDS encoding gluconokinase → MVVIVMGVSGAGKTTVGRALAEALGWRFVDADDLHPKANVEKMAAGVPLTDEDRWPWLAAIRQVMADALARGEDLVLANSALKKAYRDRLAVDPERVRFVYLDAPREVLAHRLSQRQGHFMPPSLLDSQLATLEPPLHALIVDVTPPPPEVVKAIRRGLGL, encoded by the coding sequence ATGGTCGTCATCGTGATGGGGGTCTCCGGAGCGGGGAAGACGACGGTGGGCCGCGCGCTGGCGGAGGCGCTGGGCTGGCGCTTCGTGGACGCGGACGACCTGCACCCGAAGGCCAACGTGGAGAAGATGGCCGCGGGCGTGCCGCTGACGGACGAGGACCGGTGGCCATGGCTGGCGGCCATCCGGCAGGTGATGGCGGACGCGCTGGCGCGGGGCGAGGACCTGGTGCTGGCGAACTCCGCGCTGAAGAAGGCCTACCGGGACAGGCTGGCGGTGGACCCGGAGCGCGTGCGCTTCGTGTACCTGGACGCGCCGCGCGAGGTGCTGGCCCACCGGCTGTCGCAGCGCCAGGGCCACTTCATGCCGCCGTCGCTGCTGGACAGCCAGCTCGCCACGTTGGAGCCGCCCCTGCACGCGCTCATCGTGGACGTGACACCCCCGCCGCCCGAGGTGGTGAAGGCCATCCGGCGGGGACTGGGCCTCTAG
- a CDS encoding DNA ligase, which translates to MADIADGEQLALQGSGSKPYILKNTGGVYSCSCPAWRNQSIAIERRTCKHLRKVRGDAAEDARVGAAASGTPAAAPARAKKSAAAADGADASEPAEKAPPLLLAHSWETDVDLTDWWMSEKLDGVRAYWDGKRFWSRLGNEFFAPAWFTAGLPDFPLDGELFGGRKRFQRTVSVVRRQDRSDDWKELVFVAFDAPSVDGTFEQRLEHCRNWMEKAKPAYARWHEHARCQGTPHLRQELERVEGLGGEGLMLRKPGSRYEAGRSHTLLKVKSFKDDEARVVGHVPGAGRHKGRLGALEVELRNGTRFSVGTGLSDAERESPPAVGTVITFRYQELSDDGVPRFPSYVGVRIDAPPFAATEKPKARAKA; encoded by the coding sequence ATGGCGGACATCGCGGACGGTGAGCAGCTCGCTCTCCAGGGCTCCGGCTCCAAGCCCTACATCTTGAAGAACACCGGCGGCGTGTACTCGTGCTCGTGCCCCGCCTGGCGCAACCAGTCCATCGCCATCGAGCGCCGCACCTGCAAGCACCTGCGCAAGGTGCGCGGTGACGCCGCCGAGGATGCCCGCGTCGGAGCCGCTGCCTCCGGCACCCCCGCCGCCGCGCCCGCCCGCGCGAAGAAGAGCGCCGCCGCGGCCGACGGCGCAGACGCCTCGGAGCCCGCCGAGAAGGCCCCGCCGCTGCTGCTGGCGCACTCGTGGGAGACGGACGTCGACCTGACGGACTGGTGGATGAGCGAGAAGCTCGACGGCGTGCGCGCGTACTGGGACGGCAAGCGCTTCTGGTCTCGACTGGGCAACGAGTTCTTCGCGCCCGCGTGGTTCACCGCGGGGCTGCCGGACTTCCCGCTCGACGGCGAGCTGTTCGGCGGGCGCAAGCGCTTCCAGCGCACGGTGAGCGTCGTGCGCCGGCAGGACCGGAGCGACGACTGGAAGGAGCTGGTGTTCGTCGCCTTCGACGCCCCTTCCGTGGACGGCACCTTCGAGCAGCGCCTGGAGCACTGCCGCAACTGGATGGAGAAGGCGAAGCCCGCGTACGCGCGCTGGCACGAGCACGCGCGCTGCCAGGGCACGCCGCACCTGCGCCAGGAGCTGGAGCGCGTGGAGGGGCTGGGCGGCGAGGGGCTCATGCTGCGCAAGCCGGGCTCGCGCTACGAGGCGGGGCGCTCGCACACGCTGCTGAAGGTGAAGAGCTTCAAGGACGACGAGGCGCGCGTGGTGGGCCACGTGCCCGGCGCGGGCCGGCACAAGGGCCGCCTGGGCGCGCTGGAGGTGGAGCTGCGCAATGGCACGCGCTTCAGCGTGGGCACCGGCCTGTCCGACGCCGAGCGCGAGTCCCCGCCCGCCGTGGGCACCGTCATCACCTTCCGCTACCAGGAGCTGTCCGACGACGGCGTGCCCCGCTTCCCGTCGTACGTGGGCGTTCGCATCGACGCGCCCCCCTTCGCCGCGACGGAGAAGCCGAAGGCCCGCGCCAAGGCCTGA